Proteins from one Ipomoea triloba cultivar NCNSP0323 chromosome 1, ASM357664v1 genomic window:
- the LOC115997386 gene encoding caffeoyl-CoA O-methyltransferase 5, translating to MAENQTTRHQEVGHKSLLQSDALYQYILETSVYPREPEAMKELREVTAKHPWNLMTTSADEGQFLSMLIKLINAKNTMEIGVYTGYSLLATALALPEDGKILAMDINRENYELGLPVIEKAGVAHKIEFKEGPALPVLDQLVEDPKNHGTYDFIFVDADKDNYLNYHKRLIDLVKVGGVIGYDNTLWNGSVVAPPDAPMRKYIKYYRDFVLELNKALAVDPRIEICMLPVGDGITLCRRIS from the exons ATGGCGGAGAATCAGACGACCAGACACCAGGAAGTTGGCCACAAGAGCCTCTTGCAAAGCGATGCTCTTTATCAG TATATTCTTGAAACTAGCGTGTACCCCAGAGAACCAGAAGCCATGAAGGAGCTTAGAGAAGTCACTGCTAAGCATCCCTG GAATCTTATGACAACCTCGGCCGATGAAGGGCAGTTCTTGAGCATGCTTATCAAGTTGATCAATGCCAAGAACACCATGGAGATTGGTGTTTACACCGGTTACTCCCTCCTAGCCACCGCTCTTGCCCTTCCTGAGGATGGAAAG ATATTGGCAATGGACATCAACAGAGAAAACTATGAATTGGGTCTGCCGGTGATAGAAAAGGCAGGAGTTGCCCACAAAATAGAGTTCAAGGAAGGCCCAGCATTGCCCGTTCTTGATCAACTCGTTGAAGAT CCAAAGAACCATGGCACATACGACTTCATATTCGTGGATGCTGACAAGGACAACTACCTCAACTACCACAAGAGGTTGATTGATCTGGTTAAGGTTGGGGGCGTGATCGGCTACGACAACACTCTGTGGAACGGTTCCGTGGTGGCCCCACCCGATGCTCCAATGAGGAAGTACATCAAGTATTATAGGGATTTCGTGTTGGAGCTTAACAAAGCCTTGGCCGTTGATCCCAGGATCGAGATCTGCATGCTCCCTGTAGGCGATGGGATTACCCTGTGCCGCCGCATCAGCTGA
- the LOC116020346 gene encoding protein ALP1-like, with the protein MDSQQRRRRRRRLAALISSLVAEILSLLLLLFPPSSNPLSISNGGVGVPVSDQHDVVLPLLLHFLSTSEIAATLSLHSKKRKFSGPDLDDPEPTLSQLVRVESVKRRNPDSFKQFFNMNSSTFEWLCGLLEPLLECRDPVDSPLNLAAETRLGIGLFRLASGADFREIANQFRVSVSASKFCVKQLCRVLCTNFRFWVGFPSPNELQSVSTQFQTLTGMSNCCGVIQCARFNIRRNNKEDTIAAQIVVDSSSRILSIIAGFRGQKGDTQILKSSTLYKDIEKGALLNSPPMYINGVAIPQYFAGEGSYPLLPWLMLPFPCSVPGSNEGNFNNALRIMLLSALKAIASLRNWGVLNRSIEAEDKIAVAYIGACSILHNMLLMREDFSAFIDGRDEHSLQYCQSSQFPEQTSPQKMALASAIRAALATKVSEQHSRPQ; encoded by the coding sequence ATGGATTCTCagcagcggcggcggcgccgtCGCCGTTTGGCGGCGCTGATTTCTTCGTTGGTCGCTGAAatcctctctctcctcctcctccttttcCCTCCTTCTTCTAACCCTCTTTCAATTTCAAACGGCGGGGTTGGGGTTCCAGTTTCCGATCAACACGACGTCGTCCTCCCTCTCCTCCTCCATTTTCTCTCCACCTCCGAAATTGCCGCCACGCTGTCCCTCCATTCCAAGAAACGCAAGTTTTCGGGGCCCGATTTGGACGACCCGGAACCGACGCTGAGTCAACTCGTCCGAGTGGAATCGGTGAAGCGGCGGAACCCGGACTCGTTTAAGCAGTTTTTCAACATGAATTCCTCCACCTTCGAGTGGCTGTGTGGGCTCTTAGAGCCGCTCCTGGAGTGCCGCGACCCAGTTGACTCGCCTCTCAACCTCGCCGCCGAGACCCGGCTCGGAATCGGGCTCTTCCGCCTCGCCAGCGGCGCCGATTTCCGGGAAATCGCTAACCAATTCCGCGTCTCCGTCTCCGCATCCAAATTTTGCGTCAAGCAGCTCTGCCGGGTCCTCTGCACCAATTTCCGATTCTGGGTCGGGTTCCCCAGCCCGAACGAGCTCCAATCCGTGTCAACTCAGTTCCAAACCCTCACCGGAATGTCCAATTGCTGCGGAGTTATCCAATGCGCCAGGTTCAACATCAGAAGAAACAATAAAGAAGACACCATAGCAGCTCAAATCGTTGTGGACTCATCCTCGAGAATTCTAAGCATCATAGCGGGCTTTCGCGGCCAAAAGGGGGATACCCAGATCCTAAAGTCTTCAACTTTATACAAGGATATAGAAAAGGGGGCATTATTGAATTCGCCGCCGATGTATATAAACGGAGTGGCTATACCCCAGTATTTTGCCGGTGAAGGATCCTACCCTTTACTCCCATGGCTAATGCTACCTTTCCCTTGCAGTGTCCCCGGGTCGAATGAGGGGAATTTCAACAATGCGCTTCGAATTATGCTCTTATCAGCCCTTAAAGCCATTGCAAGCTTGAGGAATTGGGGTGTCTTGAACAGGTCAATTGAGGCAGAGGATAAGATTGCAGTTGCATATATTGGTGCTTGCTCAATTTTGCATAATATGCTACTTATGAGGGAGGATTTCTCAGCGTTTATTGACGGGCGGGACGAGCATTCTTTGCAGTATTGTCAGAGCTCTCAGTTTCCTGAACAGACTTCTCCTCAGAAGATGGCATTGGCATCTGCTATAAGAGCTGCATTGGCCACAAAAGTTAGTGAACAACACTCGAGGCCGCAATGA